CCTGAACACAACGCCTCCCATACGCAATTTACAAACTTCCATCATTGCTGAATTggcttataaaacagaaaaagcagtGAGAATTTCTCACATCTGCATCCGGCACTCTGCGGAGTGGGGCCCTGGAGACCACCGGGACGGGAGGTGCCCGGGAGGCCGTGGGGTCTGTGCTGCGTCTCAGCTACTGACACTCTCCCTTCCTCAAGTGGGTCACAGCAAATACACACCAAACAGGACGCGGAGCATGCGTTGGGGTGgatgttcagtccctcagtcctgtccaactcttgcgactcgatggactgcagcctgccaggctcctctggcctcgggatttcccagcaagaatactggagagggttgccatgctctcctccaggggatcttcctgacccagggattaagcctgcctctcctgcactgcaggcgattctttaccactgagccacctgggaagcccaggacatatattcagttcagttcagtcgctcggtcgtgtccgactcttttgcgaccccatgaatcgcagcacgccaggcctccctgtccatcaccatctcccggagtcatTCATTAAAGAGGGCATTAAGTaggtgtggcttccctggtggctcagctggttaaagagtctgcctgcaaagggggaggcctgggttcaatccctgggttgggaagttcccctggagaaggaaatggcaacccactctggtgttcttgcttagagaatcccatggagggaggagcctccagactacagtccatggggtcacaaagagtcggacacgactacgcGACTtcgcttcacttaagtgaagcagatgTAGAGAATTTCACATTCTCGTTTCAACCAGCATTTTCCTACTAAGTGAACAGAGTCAGCATTTTCTCACCTTCAAGCTCAGCTGCAGGAGAAGGTGGGAGAACAGGTGTTTGGTTTCTAACACTCTCATGTTAACTCGGACAGGATGAATTCTGGAAGACATACACGGGTGAGTGTCCCCTCCACCCCGCCTGCCGCCTCCTCTGCTTTTTGCTTTGATGGGAGGAGGCATCAACCCCGCTCTCCAGGGCTGAGAACTCGAGGCCAGAGGATTCCCAGTGTCCAGCCTTGGGCTCCTGGACTTTGACCCAAAGGAAGGGCGCCGGGCCGCGGGATGAGGGGGAAGCTCGCCCGCCCCCCAGCTCCCATGGGCCTCATGCTGATGGCCAGAGCCGGTTAAGCTGCGGAAGGCAAGGCTTGCGGGTGCTGTTTGGGGACCACGGTGCCCGGGGGTCTCCAGGAGGCCTCTCGGCAAGGAGATGGATCCTAGAGGGGCAGGCGGGCAGGCTGAGCCAGGGGCGTCAGGGGGTCACCCGTGAGGGGCGTCCTCTCTGCAGGCGGCTCCCCATGTGCCTCCCAGCCTTGCCTCAACAACGGGTCCTGCCAGAACAGCATCCGCGGCTACACCTGCACCTGCGCGCCGGGCTATGAGGGCCCCAACTGTGCCTTTGgtgagcccctcccctccccgggagccccgccccttccccgggagcctctcccctccccgggagccccgccccttccccggacccccgcccctccccgggacccccacccctccccgggaGCCCCTCCCCGGgagccccgccccttccccgggacccccccccccccccgcccctccccgggagCCCCTCCCCGGgagccccgccccttccccggacccccgccccttccccggacccccgcccctccccgggacccccgcccctcccccggaGCCCCTCCCCGGgagccccgccccttccccgggaccccccccccgcccctccccgggacccccgcccctcccccaaggGCTCAGCTCCCTGGGTCGTGGGTGCGAGACCGTCCTCAGCTTCTTCACCTGGTGTCCCTTAAATGTTGCGGGTTGGGGCGGCGGGGAGCGGGGGTCAAAGCAGCCAGAGACCCCTCCATGCAGAAGTGAACTCCGCTCTCGATGTTACGGAACCTGCTCCACCGGCCTCCCTGAGAGCTCAACCGGGTGCTGGAAGGACACCCCAAGTGCAGCGCGCCGAGCAGGGGTCCCAGCTTCACCCCACATGCGTCCCCTCCCCGTCCCGACCCCCACCTCGAAGAAGCCCCTTAAGATGTCCAGCTGCCGTGGCTGGAAGTGAGCCCACAAAGGGGCCAGGAGGATCCTTGTGAAGGGCCCGCGGGGCTCCACCCCCGTTCGTTCCTGACCCGGAATGGAAGCGCTCACATGAGCGTGTTTGGAATGAAAGGCCAGAGCCCCATGCTCAAGGAtagctgttcagttcagctcagtcgctcagtcgtgtccgactctttcaaccccatggactgcggcacgccaggcctccctgtccatcaccaactcccggagctcactcaaactcatccattgagtcagtgatgccatccaaccatctcatcctctgtcgtccccttctcctcccgccctcaatctttcccagcattggggtcttttcagatgagtcagttcttcccatcaggtggccagagtattggagtttcagcttcagcatcagcccttccaatgaatattcaggactgatttcctttaggatggactgaaaaGGATACTTCAGAATGGTTGTTTCCGGGGTAACATTTCTGctttccccattttcttttttagctaAAAACGAATGCCACCCTCTGAGGCTGGACGGGTGCCAACACTTCTGCTACCCGGGACCAGAGTCCTACACGTGCAGCTGCGCGAGGGGCCACACGCTGGGCCAAGACCGCAGGTCCTGCCTCCCCCACGGTGAGTCTCCCCCCGGCCTTCCTCTGCAGCGACTCTGAAAGCCCACTTCCCCTGCTGTGGCTGGTCCGGGCTGGGGGAGCGGGCTTCCcagcccccaccaggctccctaccCGGCCCCCACCCACCATCTCTGAGAGCAGGCATGGAATCCCACCTGCTCTGCATATACATGAAGTATCTCAACCTAACGGGCACCACAGAGCAGGCTGGGTCAGCACCGCAGTCACCCCACCGCCTGCCCTGGGAGGCTCTGACCTTTCTTTCCGTGTGGCCGCCACAATGAAGACACGTGTGCGTGTGGAACCCTTGACTCTGAGTGCTGCCCGAGGCCCCAGCGAAGCCAGCAGAACCTTCTGCCTTTCCCGTGGCAGGTAACAGAAACACGTTTTAATCTTTTGTTACGTTTCACCCGTCTGTCACCTCTCCTTTCTTTGATTTAGGTGAACTGTCTAGAAACTCCACTTCAAAGCATGTTCTCATGCTGAACTCACCGCTTCAGTGTCTTATGTTCTAACTTAGCAACACAAGAAGTTATGATGTTGGCCCTCCTCCCAAACTACTTCAAGCACTTTCTTTCACGCTCGTCTGCTACTTTGaccagtattttattcttttcttgcttttctagtGACTCCACAAAATAGGCACTATTTTTAGTAATCCCACCACTGTGGGTTTGGGTTTACCTACATTTTGCGTTTTCCCTGCATCCCAGGCCTCTAATACAGATCACGCCGGGCTTCCTCAGCCCTGTCAAGAGAAACACCACGTTGCCCACAGACCTGACTTAAATTTTCTAGCAGCCACGTGCCTAGAAAGCGGGTGGAATTAATTCTGATGATGCGCTTTATTTACCTCAGAACGTCTGCATGTTATTTCGACACGCAATGAGAAGTTTAGTTGAACCTGAGATACTTAcgtttcctctttctgactgagTCTCGGCCCGCAGACGTGTAGTACAGCATTTCTCACTTGCCGGCACATCCCGGCTTGGACCGGTGGATCGCGAGTGCTCAGTAACCATAGCGACCATCACGTGACAGAACGCTTTACGGGTTGCTCTAGCAACCGGGCTGCACTCGGCCCCCTGCGCGTGCGCGTGCGCACTTCTGTGCAGGTGCGGAGCGCGTCATCCTCACCTGACGCTTACACGCGGGTCCAGCCAGGTGGAAGCACGTGGCCGCTGTGTGGAGGCCTGGCCAAGCGACAGCCGCAGTTCAGTGACCGCCAGGACTGGAAGGGTCGAGGGAGGGGAGCTCGAGGGAGGGGCGAGCCGGGGGTGGGGCTCGGTCTCCCCGGAACTGTACCTTTGGTGACTGGCCCCGCAACCCCGCGCACCCGTCGCTCACCTCTCCCCTTCTCGCCCCCACCGCCCTCCGCGCGCTGAGGGGGGCTCAGTAATGGGCGGGTGCGCTGGGCTGGCTGGAGGGTGTGCGCCCCACATTCTCAACCACCGCACGGTGGTACCCCCAAAGGCTGCAAAGACTTCTCTCTTGTCTGCTTTGGCTTTCAAAGGTAAAACTAACAAATTCCGAAGGAGAAGACTTCTGCGGGGGTGTTCTAATACTGGACAACTTTGTGCTGACAACAGCCACATGCTCACTACTGTGCACAAACATTAGTGTGAAAACACGTGAGTACGTTGCCATTCAGTTGGATAAGATGGCACCGGAAACAAAAACTATCCTatgtagaaataaaaggaagcccTTTAATCTAGAATTCTCGCGCCTAGCTTCCCGCTGGTGAGATCACTCACACATTCAAAGCAGTGGGGACTAGCTAGCGGAATTCCGGGCACAGCACGCAGGCAGTGCGGAATTTGACAGCCAAGGAACGGGGCACTTGGTTTGACACCGAAGCGGAGCACTCAGACCTCCGTCCTTGCGCCGGGGCTGTGTTCTGAACTGCTCCACAGTGCTGCCTAGGACCCGCGAATATTGACAGCATTTTTACCCTCCTTCCTCAGACATTTTTCAGTCAACAGGCCATCAGCCTAGAAAATGACTCAACAGGCAAGTCTGATTCACTCCGCCAGGTTCTTCCTAATTTCTTCCGACCTTTCCAGCCTCCCCTCACTGTGCCCCCGCCGCGGCCCCAGGACGCACACTTGGTTTTGTAGAGAAGAGTGAGGGAGAGGCCCCCGCTGGGGCACTCGGGGGGGCCCCTGGGCAGACCgcgcagggcagggcagggacgcggcGAGGCGGTGCGCGGAGTCGCCCTGAGCCCGGCCCCGCCTCCTTCCAGGCTCCGGCTTCCAGGTGCCAGTGAAGGGCGTCCACGTGCACACGAGGTTCGAGGCGGACACCGGGCACAACGACGTGGCCCTGCTGCGCCTGGCGCGGCCCGTGCGCTGCCCCGACGCCGGGCGGCCCGTCTGCACTGCCGACGCGGACTTCGCCGAGCGCGTCCTCCTGTCGCAGCCGGGCGTCCTGGACGGCTGGACCCTCCGCGGCCGCGAGATGGTGCCCCTGCGGCTGCGCGTCACGCACGTGGAGCCCGCGGAGTGCGGCCGGGCCCTCAATGCCAC
This DNA window, taken from Capricornis sumatraensis isolate serow.1 chromosome 12, serow.2, whole genome shotgun sequence, encodes the following:
- the PROZ gene encoding vitamin K-dependent protein Z, yielding MAGSVPPPLAVLGLLTLLAPHAARPTVFLPASEAHELLARWRRAGSYLLEELFEGHLEKECLEEVCVYEEAREVFEDTEPTDEFWKTYTGGSPCASQPCLNNGSCQNSIRGYTCTCAPGYEGPNCAFAKNECHPLRLDGCQHFCYPGPESYTCSCARGHTLGQDRRSCLPHDTCACGTLDSECCPRPQRSQQNLLPFPWQVKLTNSEGEDFCGGVLILDNFVLTTATCSLLCTNISVKTRSGFQVPVKGVHVHTRFEADTGHNDVALLRLARPVRCPDAGRPVCTADADFAERVLLSQPGVLDGWTLRGREMVPLRLRVTHVEPAECGRALNATVTTRTSCERGAAAGAARWVSGSAVARQHRGAWFLTGLLGAAPPEGPGPLLLIKVPRYALWLRQVTQQPSRPRDDRGQGRGGEPVPRGRWASTALPPGPLV